A single window of Candidatus Chlorobium masyuteum DNA harbors:
- a CDS encoding CsgG/HfaB family protein → MRIKVFLISLFLFSLSLFSQGYAAERPRIGVLRFTNHTSAGWWSGSVGTDLQDMLIAELASTNSFRVLERKELDAVIQEQDLGASGRVNPKTRSKLGNITGAKYLVAATVSAFEQNTSGSGGGLSFGGISLGGKQDKAYMAVDLKVIEVETGEIYDARTVEATSKSSGLSLGVSSGGFNGNLGQYKNTPVGKAIRACIMEITEYLECSLVEGKDSGCMDNFNAKERSRREKTKSAIQLD, encoded by the coding sequence ATGCGGATTAAAGTTTTTCTGATCTCTCTTTTTCTTTTTTCCCTCTCGCTTTTTTCTCAAGGATATGCCGCAGAAAGGCCTCGTATCGGCGTGTTAAGGTTTACCAACCACACATCAGCAGGCTGGTGGAGTGGAAGTGTGGGAACCGATCTGCAGGATATGCTTATTGCCGAGCTGGCATCGACGAACAGTTTTCGGGTACTCGAAAGGAAGGAACTTGATGCCGTTATCCAGGAGCAGGATCTGGGGGCATCCGGAAGGGTCAACCCCAAAACAAGATCGAAACTTGGCAATATTACCGGCGCCAAATATCTGGTTGCTGCTACCGTTTCAGCTTTTGAGCAGAATACAAGCGGCAGCGGAGGTGGACTCTCCTTCGGCGGTATAAGCCTCGGAGGCAAACAGGACAAAGCTTACATGGCTGTCGATCTGAAGGTGATTGAAGTTGAAACCGGCGAAATCTATGATGCCCGGACGGTAGAGGCTACATCAAAATCCAGTGGTCTGAGCCTTGGAGTTTCAAGTGGCGGATTTAATGGCAACCTTGGCCAGTACAAGAATACACCAGTCGGAAAGGCCATCAGAGCCTGTATCATGGAGATAACCGAGTATCTGGAGTGTTCTCTGGTAGAGGGCAAGGATAGTGGCTGTATGGATAACTTTAACGCAAAGGAGAGATCCAGAAGAGAGAAGACCAAAAGTGCAATTCAGCTTGATTAA
- the rsgA gene encoding ribosome small subunit-dependent GTPase A → MIHLSELGFDEWFQAHIDDLPPGGKEIARVTAVDRNSFIIRSEHGEVPAELSGRFSFHIESSVELPCVGDWVSVQYHNDGASAIIHALFPRRTCLRRKRAGTEVEYQMIAANIDLAFIVQSCHFDFNLARLNRYLVMAADGGVEPVVILAKTDLISRDELEEKLAAVRAAGITTRVIALSNVTGAGIDELRELLLPGRTCCLLGSSGVGKTTLINHLTGRDDLDTNAVSATGEGIHTTTRRQLIVLDNGVMFIDTPGMRELGLLGAGDGVNKGFEDIIELAESCRFADCSHTEESDCAILSAIAEGELSEERYANYLKLRKESEFHEMSYLEKRKKDRAFGRFIKSAKKSMKK, encoded by the coding sequence ATGATACATTTGAGTGAACTCGGCTTTGACGAGTGGTTTCAGGCTCATATTGATGATCTCCCGCCCGGTGGGAAGGAGATAGCCCGCGTAACGGCCGTTGATCGAAACTCCTTCATTATAAGGAGTGAACACGGAGAGGTTCCGGCTGAACTTTCAGGACGCTTCTCGTTCCATATCGAGTCATCGGTTGAGCTGCCATGTGTCGGCGACTGGGTCAGCGTGCAGTATCACAATGACGGTGCCTCGGCAATAATCCACGCCCTCTTTCCCCGAAGAACATGTTTACGCCGGAAGCGTGCCGGAACGGAGGTGGAGTACCAGATGATTGCCGCCAACATTGATCTCGCATTCATTGTCCAGTCATGCCACTTTGACTTTAATCTCGCACGACTGAACCGCTATCTGGTCATGGCCGCAGACGGAGGTGTTGAGCCGGTTGTCATTCTTGCCAAAACAGACCTGATTTCCCGGGATGAGCTGGAGGAGAAGCTTGCGGCTGTCAGAGCAGCCGGAATCACAACGAGAGTTATTGCTCTCAGCAACGTCACCGGTGCCGGTATCGACGAACTCCGCGAGCTCCTACTACCAGGTCGAACCTGCTGCCTGCTTGGTTCATCCGGAGTCGGCAAAACAACGCTGATCAATCACCTGACCGGACGGGATGATCTTGATACCAATGCGGTCAGCGCAACGGGAGAGGGCATACACACAACAACGCGGCGGCAGCTCATCGTGCTTGATAACGGCGTTATGTTCATTGATACACCCGGCATGAGGGAGCTCGGCCTTCTCGGCGCCGGAGATGGCGTCAACAAAGGGTTTGAAGATATCATTGAGCTTGCTGAATCGTGCCGCTTTGCCGATTGCAGCCACACAGAGGAGTCGGACTGCGCGATTCTTTCGGCGATTGCGGAGGGTGAACTCAGTGAAGAGCGCTATGCAAATTATCTGAAACTCCGCAAAGAGTCGGAGTTCCATGAGATGTCGTATCTGGAGAAACGTAAAAAAGACAGGGCATTCGGGCGCTTCATCAAGAGTGCAAAGAAAAGCATGAAAAAATGA
- a CDS encoding penicillin-binding transpeptidase domain-containing protein → MMKLLLLLLLLFPALPACSEAQEIDRKLFGEYDTALVIVNRSDGTVTDVNPALSARRISPCSTFKIYNTLIGLQLGLLRGADDPWYTWDGVHRDIDGWNRNLTLREAFRVSAVPSFQALASAIGHERMKRYIDRIGYGNREISSGIDSFWLPRPGRAGLLISASEQVALLNRLLDGRLPFSKKHLNTLRDIMLVAESPKGKLYGKTGSGRSAEGREELGWFVGFLESGGVEYAFACNITGGEHPSGKAARTIMERVFSAQNLL, encoded by the coding sequence ATGATGAAACTGCTGCTCCTCCTTCTGCTGCTTTTTCCTGCCCTTCCGGCGTGTTCGGAAGCGCAGGAGATTGACCGAAAGCTCTTCGGCGAATACGATACGGCGCTCGTGATCGTTAACCGCTCCGACGGCACCGTGACCGACGTGAATCCGGCGCTCAGTGCACGGCGAATCTCTCCCTGCTCGACATTCAAGATCTATAACACCCTGATCGGCCTCCAGCTCGGCCTGCTCAGGGGAGCCGACGACCCATGGTATACCTGGGACGGCGTGCACCGCGATATCGATGGGTGGAACCGCAACCTCACCCTCCGTGAGGCCTTTCGGGTTTCGGCAGTACCTTCGTTTCAGGCATTGGCAAGTGCGATCGGGCATGAACGAATGAAAAGGTATATCGACCGGATCGGCTATGGCAACAGGGAGATATCATCTGGGATTGACTCCTTCTGGCTTCCCCGACCGGGCAGAGCCGGACTACTGATCAGCGCGAGCGAACAGGTCGCACTGCTGAACAGGCTGCTCGACGGCAGGCTCCCCTTTTCCAAAAAGCACTTGAATACGCTGCGTGACATTATGCTCGTTGCAGAGAGCCCGAAAGGGAAACTCTACGGCAAAACCGGATCAGGAAGGAGTGCGGAGGGGAGAGAGGAGCTGGGATGGTTTGTCGGCTTTCTCGAAAGCGGGGGAGTTGAGTACGCGTTCGCCTGCAACATCACCGGCGGAGAGCACCCCTCGGGAAAAGCCGCCCGCACGATTATGGAAAGGGTGTTCAGCGCTCAGAATCTTCTGTAG
- a CDS encoding addiction module protein: protein MTAKDIYQKALALTPQEQAELVDKLIAHLDLPDKTIDELWQKESESRVEAYDNGLIKSLSLGEVLEKYKNL, encoded by the coding sequence ATGACGGCAAAAGATATTTACCAAAAGGCTTTGGCATTGACACCTCAGGAGCAGGCGGAGCTTGTCGATAAGTTGATCGCTCATCTCGATTTGCCGGATAAAACGATTGATGAGTTATGGCAAAAAGAGTCGGAGAGCAGGGTTGAGGCATACGACAATGGGCTTATAAAGTCACTCTCCCTCGGTGAGGTTCTTGAAAAGTATAAGAATCTTTGA
- a CDS encoding DUF2283 domain-containing protein, whose product MKVKYFEDTDTALVELIDKPVFETREISENIFIDIDEKGNLISMTIEHAKENAGLWEFSYQEVPRKTA is encoded by the coding sequence ATGAAAGTGAAATATTTTGAGGATACCGATACGGCCCTTGTGGAACTGATTGACAAACCGGTATTTGAAACTCGGGAGATCAGCGAAAATATCTTTATAGACATTGATGAGAAGGGAAATCTCATAAGCATGACAATTGAGCACGCCAAAGAAAATGCAGGGCTCTGGGAGTTCTCATACCAGGAAGTTCCCCGGAAAACCGCTTAA
- the nadS gene encoding NadS family protein yields MDNVFESIKKGLQEAVDYSEGKKVRVRVFHPEPVNVKSIRHGTRLTQDEFAAAFGISVATLRHWERGDRKPNGPALVLLNLVKKAPETVLQVLNS; encoded by the coding sequence ATGGATAATGTGTTTGAAAGTATAAAAAAGGGTCTGCAAGAGGCTGTTGATTATTCTGAGGGAAAAAAGGTTCGGGTCAGGGTATTTCATCCGGAACCTGTCAACGTTAAAAGTATCAGGCATGGAACCCGCTTGACGCAGGATGAGTTTGCCGCCGCATTTGGTATCAGTGTTGCCACCCTGCGGCATTGGGAGAGGGGTGACCGCAAACCGAATGGTCCGGCGCTGGTGTTGCTCAACCTTGTTAAAAAAGCTCCCGAAACGGTCTTGCAGGTCTTGAACAGCTAA
- a CDS encoding AAA family ATPase, producing the protein MIASREKNHRDRIPFISKYPIRILPISAIYGGNASGKTNFFKAFEFARNLVVKGTPLEGIIHVNQFLLGDQMASFPTSFSFDLLIDEVIYTFSFSISNKVIIEEKLVRVTSGSEKTLYSRQNKKIRFDKSLKKNNAFLNYAFKGTRDNQLFLTNSVSQKVKNFKPVYDWFHQELILISPYTNFGPFEVFLDEENSLRNKMNNYLSELDTGISHLSSVNIKFENLPLPEIIKKDIQEKISDEKGMKFVDDEDNRFIIRLKDGKIVAKKLVTSHKRSDGSETNFEIDQEADGSKRLIDLLPAFIDISAKKSHSVFVIDELDRSLHTLLTRRLLENFLGTCSIESRSQLLFTTHDVLLMDQNLLRRDEMWIAERDVAGASTLKSFSEYKDVRIDNDIRKSYLQGRMGGIPRLLINEVLSSDSCDN; encoded by the coding sequence ATGATTGCGAGTCGCGAAAAAAATCACAGAGATCGCATTCCTTTTATTTCCAAGTACCCTATTCGAATTTTGCCAATATCTGCTATTTACGGCGGAAATGCTTCTGGGAAGACGAATTTTTTTAAGGCTTTTGAATTTGCTCGAAATCTTGTTGTCAAAGGAACACCTCTAGAGGGTATTATTCATGTGAATCAATTTCTTCTTGGTGATCAAATGGCATCCTTCCCGACTAGTTTTTCATTTGATCTACTAATTGATGAAGTCATATATACATTTAGTTTTTCCATATCCAACAAAGTCATCATAGAAGAAAAGTTAGTGAGGGTTACAAGTGGCAGTGAAAAAACACTGTATTCTCGCCAAAATAAAAAAATTCGTTTTGACAAAAGCCTTAAAAAAAATAATGCATTTTTAAATTATGCGTTTAAAGGAACGAGAGATAATCAGCTTTTTTTAACAAATTCTGTGTCACAAAAAGTTAAAAATTTCAAACCAGTTTACGACTGGTTTCACCAAGAACTTATACTTATTAGTCCCTATACTAATTTTGGGCCATTTGAAGTATTTTTGGATGAAGAAAACTCGCTCCGTAACAAGATGAATAATTATTTATCTGAACTTGATACAGGTATTTCTCATCTGAGCTCAGTTAATATCAAATTTGAAAATCTACCATTACCAGAGATTATAAAAAAAGATATTCAAGAAAAAATTAGTGATGAGAAAGGAATGAAATTTGTGGATGATGAAGATAATCGATTTATTATCAGATTAAAAGACGGTAAAATTGTTGCAAAAAAACTGGTAACTTCTCACAAGAGATCAGATGGATCTGAGACAAATTTTGAGATTGATCAAGAAGCAGATGGCTCAAAGCGATTAATCGACCTTCTTCCAGCGTTTATCGACATATCAGCAAAAAAATCGCATTCAGTTTTTGTCATTGATGAGCTTGATCGTAGTCTCCACACATTGTTAACCAGACGTCTTCTTGAAAACTTTCTTGGTACTTGTTCCATAGAAAGCCGTTCACAGCTTCTTTTTACAACTCACGATGTGTTGTTGATGGACCAGAACTTATTAAGACGTGATGAAATGTGGATTGCAGAACGTGATGTTGCAGGTGCTTCGACACTGAAATCATTCAGCGAATATAAAGATGTTCGTATTGATAATGATATTCGAAAAAGTTACTTGCAAGGAAGGATGGGTGGAATACCTAGACTGCTTATAAATGAGGTTCTTTCTTCTGATTCATGCGATAACTGA
- a CDS encoding RloB family protein: MKSTKSHFHRPLGEQRYKKMFVIAAEGARTENEYFDLFNNNQVTIKITCLKNKNKSAPKQILCKLTKYLSVEKIRKSDEAWIVVDRDRWKTEDLNALYQWSIEKENYGFCLSNPKFEYWLLLHFENSKSISSPKNCENRLKRYLLSYDKGIERYKFNSENILIAIERAKKRDIGRTTNWPENTGTTVYKLVERILDSIN, translated from the coding sequence ATGAAATCGACTAAAAGTCATTTCCATCGGCCTCTCGGTGAGCAAAGATATAAAAAAATGTTTGTCATTGCAGCTGAAGGTGCAAGAACAGAAAATGAATATTTTGATTTATTTAACAATAATCAGGTAACAATTAAAATTACATGTCTAAAAAATAAAAATAAAAGTGCTCCAAAACAGATTTTATGTAAACTTACCAAATATTTATCCGTTGAAAAAATAAGGAAATCTGATGAGGCGTGGATTGTCGTAGATCGCGATAGATGGAAAACTGAAGATCTTAATGCACTATACCAGTGGTCTATAGAAAAAGAAAATTACGGTTTTTGTTTAAGTAATCCTAAGTTTGAATATTGGTTACTTCTTCATTTCGAGAATAGTAAGAGTATCTCATCTCCAAAAAATTGTGAAAATCGTTTAAAGCGTTATTTATTATCGTACGATAAGGGAATTGAAAGGTATAAATTCAATTCAGAAAATATTTTAATTGCTATCGAAAGGGCTAAAAAACGAGATATTGGAAGAACTACTAATTGGCCTGAAAATACAGGGACAACTGTTTATAAACTCGTTGAAAGAATTCTTGACTCAATTAACTGA
- a CDS encoding type II TA system antitoxin MqsA family protein gives MTCPVCGHSGMVDKVLDETLAYGGQSLTLHAMRGQFCSHCGEGVWDEESYRRYTEAQEGLIRAVKGDVGADIRRIRKKLNLTQAELASLFGVGKMAFSRYERGESRPPAPLVKLLKLIDRHPNLLSEM, from the coding sequence ATGACATGTCCTGTATGCGGCCATTCCGGGATGGTTGATAAAGTTCTTGATGAAACACTTGCTTATGGAGGGCAATCGTTAACCTTGCATGCAATGCGTGGACAGTTCTGTTCGCATTGTGGTGAAGGAGTTTGGGACGAAGAGAGCTATCGACGGTACACGGAGGCGCAGGAGGGCTTGATTCGTGCCGTGAAGGGTGATGTCGGGGCAGACATTCGCCGCATTCGTAAAAAACTCAATCTTACACAGGCAGAACTTGCATCTCTCTTTGGTGTCGGGAAAATGGCCTTTTCCAGATATGAGAGGGGTGAAAGCCGCCCGCCTGCACCACTGGTAAAGCTTTTGAAACTCATTGACCGCCATCCGAATTTACTTTCGGAAATGTGA
- a CDS encoding radical SAM/SPASM domain-containing protein, translating into MKYTIAVTQQCNLGCSYCYISRNREVMSLETADKIIEFMFHHTPEDETIEIGFFGGEPMLEFELIKAISSRIRSHRGYNPDKVNFFIVSNGTIFSDAIADELLRLQLPFGISCDGPPHIQDTSRVFRDGRGSSTVVEKNIRYALRSFPFLPVNAVYTPNTLQHLPEVIDYFYALGVRVIYLNPDISARWTKEHAQMLPVLYRAVGEKYIDYYKQETPCYISMIDSKVTVIMRGGYQPLEKCRMGKGEFAFAPSGNVYPCERLIGSDDGVTHCLGNINSSNLTQVKCSHDASQIANATCPSCELNQYCMNWCGCTNYFATGDYNAPGAFLCASEKASIGVALEVINTLGNEGIPFSDHLAGTPLMSIIGESVLKG; encoded by the coding sequence ATGAAATACACAATAGCGGTGACACAGCAATGCAACCTTGGATGCAGCTACTGTTACATATCGAGAAACAGAGAGGTGATGAGCCTGGAAACTGCCGACAAGATCATCGAATTCATGTTTCATCATACTCCGGAAGATGAAACCATCGAGATTGGATTTTTTGGCGGTGAACCCATGCTGGAGTTTGAGCTGATCAAAGCAATATCGAGCCGGATCCGGAGTCACCGTGGATATAATCCGGACAAGGTCAATTTTTTTATTGTCAGCAATGGTACGATTTTCTCGGACGCCATAGCCGATGAACTTCTGCGCCTGCAACTCCCTTTTGGCATAAGCTGTGATGGCCCTCCCCATATCCAGGACACTTCAAGAGTGTTCAGGGATGGCAGAGGGAGCTCAACCGTGGTTGAAAAGAATATCCGTTACGCGCTTCGCTCTTTTCCTTTTTTACCCGTTAATGCCGTCTACACGCCAAACACCCTGCAACACCTGCCGGAGGTGATCGATTATTTTTACGCACTCGGAGTCAGAGTCATCTATCTCAACCCTGATATTTCAGCACGATGGACAAAGGAGCACGCCCAAATGCTTCCGGTACTCTACCGCGCTGTCGGAGAAAAATATATCGACTACTACAAGCAGGAAACACCCTGTTACATCAGTATGATCGACAGCAAGGTTACGGTTATCATGAGAGGAGGCTATCAACCGCTTGAGAAATGCAGAATGGGCAAGGGGGAGTTTGCGTTTGCTCCATCAGGCAATGTCTACCCCTGTGAACGTCTTATCGGCAGTGATGATGGCGTGACCCACTGCCTTGGCAATATCAACAGCAGCAACCTGACACAGGTAAAATGCAGTCATGATGCCTCACAAATCGCCAATGCCACCTGCCCATCCTGCGAATTGAACCAGTACTGCATGAACTGGTGCGGCTGCACAAACTACTTTGCAACAGGCGACTACAACGCTCCGGGAGCATTTCTCTGCGCCTCGGAAAAAGCCTCGATTGGAGTTGCTCTGGAGGTTATCAATACACTCGGAAATGAAGGAATCCCCTTCTCTGATCACCTTGCAGGAACCCCGCTCATGAGTATTATCGGCGAGAGTGTTCTGAAAGGATAA
- a CDS encoding UbiA family prenyltransferase, protein MPNYFFRNKLHLSVLSSLGAASWSVYFNIPVNGWAVLTVFILTFSIYQDNRLTDDVEDAANDPEGLKNAQKNEAFITYITSWMLPVVALVIALQFGSAALWTTALIILIGFLYNHKCFPATLSRRLKGARRLKDIYVVKNLTPPLDWATAIILLPLFFAGQPITPKAWICWGYLFICAFFIEVMWDMRDRRGDLSSGIKTIANTFSFLHTKQFLIITSVISGAILFTFTFTKFLPGSTYFLLANNAAVIVIASLYNEKREAFMRKISDVTILLATVLFLSFGLIAFYSR, encoded by the coding sequence ATGCCGAACTATTTCTTCAGAAACAAACTGCATCTCTCGGTGCTCTCCTCGCTCGGGGCCGCAAGCTGGTCGGTCTATTTTAATATACCGGTTAATGGATGGGCTGTGCTGACCGTCTTTATCCTCACCTTTTCAATCTATCAGGACAACCGGCTCACCGATGACGTGGAAGATGCTGCAAATGATCCTGAAGGGCTGAAAAATGCGCAGAAAAACGAGGCGTTTATCACCTACATAACATCCTGGATGCTTCCGGTTGTTGCTCTCGTTATCGCCCTGCAATTCGGTTCTGCGGCACTCTGGACAACGGCACTGATCATCCTCATCGGATTTCTCTATAACCACAAATGCTTCCCCGCCACTCTCTCCCGTCGCCTGAAAGGAGCACGACGGCTGAAGGATATCTACGTTGTCAAAAATCTTACCCCTCCGCTCGACTGGGCAACCGCCATCATCCTGCTCCCCCTCTTTTTTGCCGGTCAGCCGATTACACCGAAAGCCTGGATTTGCTGGGGATATCTCTTTATCTGCGCCTTTTTTATCGAGGTCATGTGGGACATGCGCGACCGCCGGGGCGATCTGTCAAGCGGCATCAAAACTATAGCCAACACCTTCTCCTTTCTGCATACCAAACAGTTCCTCATCATCACAAGTGTGATCTCCGGAGCCATCCTGTTCACCTTTACCTTCACGAAATTTCTTCCGGGATCAACCTATTTCCTGCTCGCAAACAACGCGGCCGTGATCGTCATCGCCAGTTTGTACAATGAGAAGAGAGAGGCATTCATGCGCAAAATCAGCGACGTCACCATCCTCCTCGCCACCGTCCTCTTCCTCTCCTTCGGCCTGATCGCCTTCTATTCAAGATAG
- a CDS encoding calcium-binding protein has protein sequence MSTNNNPFSTKVTDIDREAGFIIGNHEWESNHENDDSHFNNNDHHDHQHEDRNDGEHNHGGSVNHAPTFVPDTPESVNIFEHHTAVTTLNAIDVDLHDTLSYSIAQTAGTDFAQFVIDSNGVLTFSSAPDFENPQDIGGDNTYVVDVEVSDNHGGTALHTLTVNVQNIDELPLPYNLTGDPNDFDDLLPASAHTGTTGNDSLSGTPVYNTIVALAGDDRIYGYTGSQALYGQAGNDTIYNYFAGLVSGGSGNDTIYNQNSVATIYGGSGNDTIYGAVSNADTIYGGYGADTLYSRGGSSTFGYLDLRDTGDIINSFDAAGNKLDFSAINADPLNAALQAFTLTNSSTVTAHGINYFDDGAGNTKVWADTDGDTATVELEITLVGVAASTLSVNNFTL, from the coding sequence ATGAGCACCAACAACAACCCCTTTAGTACAAAAGTTACCGATATCGACCGTGAGGCCGGGTTCATTATTGGCAACCACGAATGGGAGAGCAATCATGAGAATGATGATTCGCACTTCAACAATAACGATCATCATGACCATCAACATGAAGACCGGAATGATGGGGAGCATAACCACGGAGGCTCAGTAAACCATGCGCCGACATTTGTACCCGACACCCCGGAATCGGTCAACATTTTTGAGCACCACACAGCCGTGACGACACTGAATGCCATTGATGTGGATCTTCACGATACACTCAGCTACAGCATTGCCCAAACTGCCGGTACCGATTTCGCCCAGTTTGTAATCGACAGCAACGGGGTATTGACCTTCTCATCTGCACCGGACTTTGAGAATCCGCAAGATATTGGTGGAGACAACACCTATGTGGTTGATGTAGAGGTTTCCGACAATCATGGCGGCACCGCTCTGCATACTCTCACCGTGAATGTGCAGAACATTGACGAACTCCCGCTTCCTTATAACCTGACCGGTGATCCGAATGACTTTGATGATCTGCTCCCGGCTTCCGCCCATACCGGAACAACCGGAAATGACTCCCTGAGCGGTACCCCTGTTTACAACACCATTGTTGCACTGGCTGGTGATGATCGTATCTATGGTTACACGGGCAGTCAGGCGCTCTATGGACAGGCGGGCAATGATACTATCTACAACTATTTCGCTGGTCTGGTCTCTGGCGGTTCCGGGAACGACACCATCTACAATCAAAACAGTGTGGCTACCATCTATGGCGGCAGCGGCAATGACACTATCTACGGCGCTGTATCGAATGCTGATACGATTTATGGCGGGTACGGTGCGGACACGCTTTACAGCAGAGGTGGTTCGTCCACATTTGGCTACCTCGATCTGCGTGATACCGGTGACATCATCAACAGCTTTGACGCAGCCGGTAACAAGCTCGATTTCTCTGCAATCAATGCGGATCCGCTCAATGCTGCTCTTCAGGCATTTACCCTGACCAACTCGTCAACCGTTACAGCGCACGGTATCAACTATTTTGATGATGGTGCAGGGAACACAAAAGTCTGGGCGGATACCGATGGCGACACGGCAACGGTTGAGTTGGAGATTACGCTTGTAGGTGTAGCCGCCTCAACCCTGAGCGTTAACAACTTTACACTGTAA
- a CDS encoding TetR/AcrR family transcriptional regulator, producing the protein MKEKKVDRRISRTRRLMHEALMALIVEKGYEAVTVQDILDRADVGRSTFYAHYRDKDELLLSSFDHLRTLFEEQQQALLASKRTGRDPAVNFVLELFRHTGKHHRLYKAIAGKQSGEMILKYLHRYLYNLLIGPHTEMMKESIASTVPVEITTHHLVSSLLSLLTWWLDNNMPYPPEKMDEFFRILSTPTLEAVFGRKMEEKIMSEYAAGSVMAFYSQFIDRGCCPDK; encoded by the coding sequence ATGAAAGAAAAAAAGGTGGACCGGCGGATAAGCCGCACGCGGAGGCTGATGCATGAGGCACTTATGGCCCTGATTGTGGAAAAAGGGTACGAGGCGGTCACCGTGCAGGATATTCTTGACCGGGCGGATGTAGGCCGCTCAACCTTCTATGCACACTATCGTGACAAGGATGAGCTGCTCCTCTCCAGTTTCGATCACCTGCGCACCCTCTTTGAAGAGCAGCAGCAGGCCCTTCTGGCCTCAAAGAGAACCGGCAGGGATCCGGCAGTCAATTTCGTGCTGGAACTCTTCCGTCACACCGGAAAGCATCACAGACTCTATAAGGCCATTGCGGGCAAACAAAGCGGCGAGATGATCCTGAAATACCTTCACCGCTATCTCTACAATCTTCTGATCGGGCCGCATACGGAGATGATGAAAGAGAGCATTGCTTCGACCGTTCCTGTTGAAATAACAACGCACCATCTGGTCAGTTCGCTGCTCTCGCTCCTTACCTGGTGGCTTGACAACAATATGCCCTACCCCCCGGAAAAGATGGATGAGTTCTTCAGGATACTCTCAACCCCAACTCTTGAAGCGGTCTTCGGACGAAAGATGGAGGAGAAAATCATGAGTGAATATGCTGCGGGAAGCGTGATGGCTTTTTACAGCCAGTTTATCGACCGCGGCTGCTGCCCCGACAAATAA
- the arsM gene encoding arsenite methyltransferase produces the protein MEQKSIRDAVKERYAATVKRGSLFGCCKPSGVMEPEFIESASRVAGYSDTELQSIPDGANLGLGCGNPVALAVIKEGDVVLDLGSGAGVDAFLASNKVGESGRVIGVDMTPEMVERAKVNARNNGYRNVEFRQGEIENLPVESSSVDVIISNCVINLSTDKAKVFQEAFRVLKPGGSLVVSDMALLEELPDYLGSSLEAYIRCIAGAIRKDDYLDAIKRAGFEEITVVGESHFPAELIAEQPMLKEVVATMNIPISEIQRIGDSVVSLKVAAKKQLN, from the coding sequence ATGGAACAGAAAAGTATCAGGGATGCAGTTAAAGAGCGTTACGCTGCAACCGTCAAGAGGGGTAGCCTGTTCGGATGCTGTAAACCGTCGGGAGTAATGGAGCCGGAGTTTATCGAGTCGGCAAGCAGGGTTGCCGGTTATTCCGATACTGAACTGCAGAGCATACCGGATGGGGCAAATCTCGGCCTCGGATGCGGCAATCCGGTGGCGCTTGCCGTAATCAAGGAGGGTGATGTGGTGCTTGATCTCGGTTCGGGTGCAGGAGTGGATGCTTTTCTTGCCTCGAACAAGGTCGGTGAGAGCGGCCGTGTTATCGGAGTGGATATGACCCCGGAGATGGTTGAACGGGCCAAAGTGAATGCCCGGAACAACGGTTACCGCAATGTTGAGTTCCGTCAGGGAGAGATTGAGAATTTGCCGGTTGAAAGTTCAAGCGTGGACGTTATCATCTCGAACTGCGTCATCAACCTCTCAACCGACAAGGCAAAGGTATTTCAGGAGGCATTCCGCGTGCTGAAACCGGGCGGGAGTCTTGTGGTTTCGGACATGGCTCTGCTTGAAGAGCTGCCGGATTACCTCGGCAGTTCGCTTGAGGCTTACATCCGCTGCATTGCCGGAGCCATTCGCAAGGATGACTATCTCGATGCCATAAAGCGTGCGGGGTTTGAGGAGATAACGGTAGTCGGAGAGAGTCACTTTCCTGCGGAGTTGATTGCCGAACAGCCGATGCTCAAGGAGGTTGTCGCAACCATGAACATTCCAATCAGCGAGATTCAGCGGATAGGCGACAGCGTCGTGAGCCTGAAGGTTGCAGCGAAAAAGCAGCTGAATTGA